GGCCCAATTCCACGTTTAGGCTCGTTGATAATACGCTCAAAACTAATATTGTCACTCAAGTTAGCAATGAGGTTGAGGTAAGCAATAATATCGCGAATTTCCTTACGGCTGTAGAACTTGGTTCCACCAACCATGGTATAAGGAATGTTTGACTTGAGCAGAGCTTCCTCAATAGTACGGGACTGCGCATTAGTACGATAAAGAACTGCAAAATCCTTATGAAGGAAATTTTGACTGCGACCAAGTTCATCAATAGTTTTAGCTACAAATACAGCCTCATCCTGCTCATCATTGGCACGATAGTAAACGATTTGCTCCCCATCAGCGTTTTGAGTCCAGAGATTCTTAGGATGGCGATTTTTATTGTTTTTAATGACCTCGTTAGCCGCTTGGAGAATGGTTTTGGTTGAACGGTAATTCTCCTCCAACAAAACAACCTTGGCTTGGGGATAATCTTTCTCGAAATCCAAAATATTCTGCATATCAGCACCACGCCAACCGTAGATAGACTGGTCCGCATCCCCAACCACACAGATATTTTTAAAACGGGACGCCAAGAGTTTGACCAATTGGTACTGAGCGTGGTTGGTATCTTGGTACTCATCAACATGGATGTACTGAAACTTCTGCTGGTAGTAGGTCAAGACATCAGGATTTTGATCAAAGAGACGCAAGGTCAGCATGATTAAATCATCAAAGTCAACCGACTCCGACTGACGCAGTTCTTTTTGGTAGGCAGTGTAGCACTGAGCCACTATTTGCGTGTACATATCGCCAGCTTGGGCAGCATAAGCCACATCATCAATCAAATCATTCTTGGCATTGGAAATGGTCCCCAAAATAGTTCGTTCATTCCATTTTTTAGGATCCAGGTTCAACTGTTTGAGAATGCGTTTCATGAGCGTTCGCTGTTCACCAGGATCTACAATAGTGAAGTTGCGGTTGTAGCCAATATGGTCTGCATCGCGACGCAAAATACGAACACACATGGAGTGGAAGGTCGCAATCAGACAGTCCTGGGTGGCTGGATTGAGGCTATAAGCACGCTCCTTCATTTCACGCGCAGCCTGATTTGTAAAGGTAATGGCCAAGATATTCCACGGATTAACCAGCTTTTCATCAATCAAATAAGCGATACGGTGGGTCAAAACTCGGGTCTTTCCAGAACCAGCCCCTGCCATGATTAACAAGGGACCTTCTGTCGTTTGTACCGCCTCAGCCTGACGGTCATTCATTCCATTCAATAATGCGTTCATCTTCTCTTCCTTACTCTTGAAGTCAATATTTCTATTATATCAGAATTCAGGAAAAATATCTTTACCTAGACTGGTTACATGTAGAAGACGACTTCTTATATCTAGATAAAAAATGAGCTTGGATTACAATTTCCAAACTCATTTAAAGTCAATTTCAATATACTAGAACAAACCTAGGACTGTTCCGTCACTTTCAACATCCATGTTGAGGGCTGCTGGTCGTTTTGGAAGTCCTGGCATGGTCATGACATCGCCAGTTAGGGCAACGATGAAGCCTGCACCTAATTTTGGTACCAATTCACGAATGGTAATTTCAAAGTTTTCAGGTGCTCCAAGTGCATTCGGATTGTCTGAGAAACTATATTGAGTTTTAGCCATACAGATTGGCAATTTGTCCCAACCGTTTTGAACGATTTGAGCGATTTGTGTTTGAGCTTTCTTCTCAAAGTTTACTTTGCTACCACGGTAGATTTCAGTAACGATTTTTTCAATCTTTTCTTGGACAGAAAGGTCATTGTCATACAAACGTTTGTAGTTAGCTGGATTTTCAGAAATAGTCTTAACAACCGTTTCAGCAAGAGCTACTCCACCTTCCGCGCCATCAGCCCAGACACTAGCCAACTCAACTGGAACATCGATTGAGGCACAAAGTTCTTTCAAGGCTGCGATTTCAGCTTCTGTATCAGATACAAATTCGTTAATTGCTATAACTGCAGGTACTCCAAATTTACGGATATTTTCAACATGGCGTTTCAAGTTGGCAAAACCGGCACGAACCGCTTCTACATTTTCCTCTGTAAGAGCATCCTTAGCCACGCCACCATTCATCTTAAGGGCACGAAGGGTTGCGACAATGACAACTGCATCTGGGGAAGTTGGCAAGTTTGGTGTCTTGATATCAAGGAATTTCTCGGCACCAAGGTCTGCACCAAAACCAGCTTCTGTAACTGTGTAATCAGCCAAGTGAAGGGCTGTACTTGTTGCCAAGACTGAATTACATCCATGAGCGATATTGGCAAATGGACCACCGTGTACAAAGGCAGGTGTTCCATAGATTGTTTGAACCAAGTTCGGCTTAATCGCATCCTTCAAGATCAAAGCTAAGGCACCTTCAACCTGCAAATCACCTACAGAAACAGGGGTACGATCATAGCGATAACCGATAACGATATTAGCCAAACGGCGTTTCAAGTCCTCGATGTCCGTTGCCAAGCAAAGAATGGCCATGATTTCAGAAGCGACGGTAATGTCAAAACCATCCTCACGTGGAATACCGTTTAGAGGGCCACCAAGTCCAACAGTTACATGACGAAGGGCGCGATCATTCAAGTCCACTACACGTTTCCAGAGGATACGACGTTGGTCAATTCCCAACTCATTTCCTTGGTGTAAGTGGTTGTCAATCAAGGCAGAAAGCGCATTGTTGGCGGTTGTAATGGCATGCATGTCTCCAGTAAAGTGGAGATTGATGTCTTCCATTGGCAGAACTTGGGCATAACCACCACCAGCAGCACCACCCTTGATGCCCATAACTGGACCAAGAGATGGTTCGCGAATAGCAATCATGGTTTTCTTACCAATCTTGTTCAAGGCATCCGCAAGACCAATGGTAATAGTTGATTTTCCTTCACCTGCAGGTGTTGGGTTGATGGCAGTAACCAGGATCAATTTTCCAACTGGATTACTCTCAACTGCACGAATTTTATCAAAGCTAAGCTTAGCCTTGTACTTTCCATACAACTCCAAATCGTCGTAAGAAATACCCAGTTTTTCAACAACATCAACGATTGGCTTCAACTCAATACTCTGTGCAATTTCAATATCTGTTTTCATTCAAAACTCCTCTAACCTCTAATGTGATAATTCATTATAACACAAAACAAGATTTTTAACATCCTAAAACTCTCTAAACGTTCGTAAATACCCCTATTTTTAGGTTTTTTAGAGCCCTTTCTTAAATTTTATATGGCTTTATAGTTTGAAACTATAGTAAATCTTCGTTTTACCAAAAATTTATCGCTTTCATTTTACTTACCGTTTATTTTTGTGTACAATAGTGCTATGAAAATTTTAGTTACATCGGGCGGTACCAGTGAAGCTATCGATAGCGTCCGCTCTATCACTAACCATTCCACAGGTCGCTTGGGGAAAATCATCACAGAAACTTTGCTTGCTGCAGGGCATGAAGTTTGTTTGATAACAACAAAACGAGCTCTAAAGCCAGAAGAACATCCCAACCTAAGTATTATAGAAATTACTAATACCAAGGACCTTTTACTAGAAATGCAAGAACGTGTTCAGGATTATCAGGTCTTGATCCACTCAATGGCTGTTTCTGACTACACTCCTGTCTATATGACAGGGTTTGAGGAGGTTCAGGCTAGCTCCAATCTAGAAGTATTTTTAAGCAAGCAGAATCATCAAGCTAAGATTTCTTCAACTGACGAGATTCAGGTTTTATTCCTAAAAAAGACACCCAAAATCATATCCCTAGTCAAGGAATGGAATCCTGCTATTCATCTGATTGGTTTCAAACTGCTGGTTGATGTCTCTGAAAATCATCTAATCGACACTGCTAGAAACAGTCTTCTCAAGAATCAAGCGGACTTAATCATTGCAAATGACCTGACTCAAATCTCAGCAAATCAGCACCAAGCTATCTTTGTTGAGAAAGATCAGCTTCAAACAGTTCAGACTAAAGAAGAAATTGCAGAACTCCTCCTTGAAAAAATTCAAGCCTATCATTCTTAGAAAGGAAAGCTATGGCACATATTCTCTTGGCTGTAACGGGCTCAATCGCCTCTTACAAGTCGGCAGATTTAGTCAGTTCTCTAAAAAAACAAGGCCATCAAGTCACTGTCTTAATGACTCAGGCTGCTACAGAGTTTATCCAACCTTTGACACTACAAGTCTTATCACAGAATCCTGTCCACTTGGATGTCATGAAGGAACCTTATCCTGATCAAGTAAATCATATCGAGCTTGGAAAAAAAGTAGATTTATTTATCGTAGCCCCTGCAACTGCTAACACAATTGCAAAACTAGCCCACGGATTTGCAGACAATATGGTGACCAGTACAGCTCTAGCTCTACCAAGTCATATTCCCAAACTCATCGCACCAGCTATGAATACAAAAATGTATGACCATCCAGCAACTCAGGCTAATCTGAAAACATTAGAAACCTACGGCTATCAGCTGATTGCTCCTAGGGAATCCCTACTAGCTTGTGGTGACCACGGAAGAGGAGCTCTAGCCGACCTCACAATTATTTTAGAAAAAATAAAGGAAACTCTCGATGAAAAAACGCTCTAATATTGCACCCATTGCTATCTTTTTTGCAACCATGCTTGTGATTCATTTTCTAAGCTCACTTATCTTCAACCTTTTCCCATTCCCTATCAAACCGACCATTGTTCATATTCCTGTCATTATTGCCAGCATTATCTACGGTCCACGCGTTGGGATTACACTTGGATTTTTGATGGGGCTACTTAGCTTGACGGTTAACACGAT
This window of the Streptococcus sp. 116-D4 genome carries:
- the pcrA gene encoding DNA helicase PcrA, which codes for MNALLNGMNDRQAEAVQTTEGPLLIMAGAGSGKTRVLTHRIAYLIDEKLVNPWNILAITFTNQAAREMKERAYSLNPATQDCLIATFHSMCVRILRRDADHIGYNRNFTIVDPGEQRTLMKRILKQLNLDPKKWNERTILGTISNAKNDLIDDVAYAAQAGDMYTQIVAQCYTAYQKELRQSESVDFDDLIMLTLRLFDQNPDVLTYYQQKFQYIHVDEYQDTNHAQYQLVKLLASRFKNICVVGDADQSIYGWRGADMQNILDFEKDYPQAKVVLLEENYRSTKTILQAANEVIKNNKNRHPKNLWTQNADGEQIVYYRANDEQDEAVFVAKTIDELGRSQNFLHKDFAVLYRTNAQSRTIEEALLKSNIPYTMVGGTKFYSRKEIRDIIAYLNLIANLSDNISFERIINEPKRGIGPGTVEKIRDFANMQDMSMLDASANIMLSGIKGKAAQSIWDFANMILDLREQLDQLSITELVEAVLEKTGYIDILNAQATLESKARVENIEEFLSVTKNFDDASDVPEEETGLDKLSRFLNDLALIADTDSGSQETSEVTLMTLHAAKGLEFPVVFLIGMEENVFPLSRTAEDPDELEEERRLAYVGITRAEKILYLTNANSRLLFGRTNYNRPTRFINEISSDLLEYQGLARPANTSFKASYSSGGLAFGQGMSLAQAIQDRKRGAAPKSIQSSGLPFGQFTAGAKSASSEANWSIGDIALHKKWGEGTVLEVSGNGATQELKINFPEVGLKKLLASVAPIEKKI
- a CDS encoding formate--tetrahydrofolate ligase; translated protein: MKTDIEIAQSIELKPIVDVVEKLGISYDDLELYGKYKAKLSFDKIRAVESNPVGKLILVTAINPTPAGEGKSTITIGLADALNKIGKKTMIAIREPSLGPVMGIKGGAAGGGYAQVLPMEDINLHFTGDMHAITTANNALSALIDNHLHQGNELGIDQRRILWKRVVDLNDRALRHVTVGLGGPLNGIPREDGFDITVASEIMAILCLATDIEDLKRRLANIVIGYRYDRTPVSVGDLQVEGALALILKDAIKPNLVQTIYGTPAFVHGGPFANIAHGCNSVLATSTALHLADYTVTEAGFGADLGAEKFLDIKTPNLPTSPDAVVIVATLRALKMNGGVAKDALTEENVEAVRAGFANLKRHVENIRKFGVPAVIAINEFVSDTEAEIAALKELCASIDVPVELASVWADGAEGGVALAETVVKTISENPANYKRLYDNDLSVQEKIEKIVTEIYRGSKVNFEKKAQTQIAQIVQNGWDKLPICMAKTQYSFSDNPNALGAPENFEITIRELVPKLGAGFIVALTGDVMTMPGLPKRPAALNMDVESDGTVLGLF
- the coaB gene encoding phosphopantothenate--cysteine ligase, which gives rise to MKILVTSGGTSEAIDSVRSITNHSTGRLGKIITETLLAAGHEVCLITTKRALKPEEHPNLSIIEITNTKDLLLEMQERVQDYQVLIHSMAVSDYTPVYMTGFEEVQASSNLEVFLSKQNHQAKISSTDEIQVLFLKKTPKIISLVKEWNPAIHLIGFKLLVDVSENHLIDTARNSLLKNQADLIIANDLTQISANQHQAIFVEKDQLQTVQTKEEIAELLLEKIQAYHS
- the coaC gene encoding phosphopantothenoylcysteine decarboxylase, coding for MAHILLAVTGSIASYKSADLVSSLKKQGHQVTVLMTQAATEFIQPLTLQVLSQNPVHLDVMKEPYPDQVNHIELGKKVDLFIVAPATANTIAKLAHGFADNMVTSTALALPSHIPKLIAPAMNTKMYDHPATQANLKTLETYGYQLIAPRESLLACGDHGRGALADLTIILEKIKETLDEKTL